The nucleotide sequence GTGGGCGACTCCATCATCATGGCCTCCGACGGTTGCGGTGAAACGGAAAACTTCAGCGGGTTTTCCCTTTCCCTGGCGGTGGCGACGGAAGAGGAGGCAGATGCCAAATTCAATGCCTTGGCCGAAGGAGGCCAAGTGACCATGCCTTTGGGCAAAACCTTCTGGTCACCTCGGTTTGGCATGCTGAAAGACAAGTTTGGCATCGGCTGGATGGTGAATGTCGTCCAGGAATGTGGTGGCGCTCCGACCGCGTAATCCCAACGCTTTCCCCGAACTACCGAAGCTGCTCGGCATGATCAGACTCCTCGGTCATGCCGACCTGCCCATAGGGACTT is from Prosthecobacter debontii and encodes:
- a CDS encoding VOC family protein yields the protein MNAPLIQPYLFFSGRCEEALEFYTHAIGAKIDMVMHFKDAPEPPPPDMLAPGFESKVMHASFQVGDSIIMASDGCGETENFSGFSLSLAVATEEEADAKFNALAEGGQVTMPLGKTFWSPRFGMLKDKFGIGWMVNVVQECGGAPTA